From the genome of Pseudomonas sp. Teo4, one region includes:
- a CDS encoding ABC transporter permease yields the protein MKVAINALHNAQGAPSGTGAPGAATRRPSLSQRWKGSRNLLPALLFLGLFFFAPLAGLLLRGVLEPVPGLGNYEQLFANSAYARVLFNTFSVAGLVTLISVLLGFPLAWAITLVPKGWGRWLLNIVLLSMWTSLLARTYSWLVLLQSSGVINKALMAMGIIDAPLEMVHNLTGVVIGMSYIMIPFIVLPLQATMHAIDPMVLQAGSICGASPWTNFWKVFLPLCRSGLFSGALMVFVMSLGYYVTPALLGGAQNMMLPEFIIQQVQSFLNWGLASAAAALLVVITLVLFYLYLKLQPESPVGNAR from the coding sequence ATGAAAGTCGCCATCAACGCCCTGCATAACGCGCAAGGTGCCCCCAGCGGCACCGGCGCACCGGGGGCGGCCACGCGCCGCCCCAGCCTGAGCCAACGCTGGAAAGGCAGCCGCAACCTGCTGCCGGCCCTGCTGTTCCTGGGCCTGTTCTTCTTCGCCCCGCTGGCTGGTCTGTTGCTGCGCGGCGTGCTGGAGCCGGTACCGGGGCTTGGCAACTACGAGCAACTGTTCGCCAACTCGGCCTACGCACGGGTGCTGTTCAACACCTTCTCGGTCGCCGGCCTGGTAACCCTGATCAGCGTGCTGCTGGGCTTCCCACTGGCCTGGGCGATCACCCTGGTGCCCAAGGGTTGGGGCCGCTGGCTGCTGAACATCGTGCTGCTGTCGATGTGGACCAGCCTGCTGGCGCGCACCTACTCGTGGCTGGTGCTGCTGCAGAGTTCCGGTGTGATCAACAAGGCGTTGATGGCCATGGGTATCATCGATGCGCCGCTGGAGATGGTGCACAACCTCACCGGCGTGGTGATCGGCATGAGCTACATCATGATCCCGTTCATCGTCCTGCCGCTGCAGGCGACCATGCACGCCATCGACCCGATGGTGCTGCAGGCCGGCTCGATCTGCGGCGCCAGCCCTTGGACCAATTTCTGGAAGGTGTTCCTGCCGCTGTGCCGCTCGGGGTTGTTCTCCGGTGCGCTGATGGTGTTCGTCATGTCGCTCGGTTACTACGTCACGCCGGCGCTGCTGGGCGGGGCGCAGAACATGATGCTGCCTGAGTTCATCATCCAGCAGGTGCAGTCGTTCCTGAACTGGGGCCTGGCCAGCGCCGCCGCCGCACTGCTGGTGGTAATCACCCTGGTGCTCTTCTATCTGTACCTGAAGCTGCAGCCGGAATCTCCGGTCGGCAACGCGAGGTAA
- a CDS encoding ABC transporter substrate-binding protein, with protein MLLSKRVTAVLSASLLTLACQAVQAADSLNFVSWGGTTQDAQKEAWAVPFTKSTNIKVVQDGPTDYGKLKAMVESGNVQWDVVDVEADFALRAASEGLLEPLDFKQIQRDKIDPRFVSDHGVGSFFFSFVLGYNEGKLGANKPVDWTALFDTKTYPGKRALYKWPSPGVLELALLADGVAPDKLYPLDLDRAFKKLDTIKKDIVWWGGGAQSQQLLASGEASLGQFWNGRVYALQQDGAPVGVSWKQNLVMADFLVIPKGAKNKDAAMKFLANASSAEGQAEFANKTAYAPVNVDSVGKLDKDLAPNLPTAYAQDQVTLDFAYWAKNGPAIAARWNEWLVK; from the coding sequence ATGCTGTTGAGCAAACGTGTAACCGCAGTGCTGTCCGCCAGCCTGCTGACCCTGGCATGTCAGGCCGTCCAGGCCGCTGACAGCCTCAACTTCGTCAGTTGGGGCGGTACCACCCAGGACGCCCAGAAAGAAGCATGGGCAGTCCCCTTCACCAAAAGCACCAACATCAAAGTCGTCCAGGACGGCCCAACCGACTACGGCAAGCTCAAGGCCATGGTCGAAAGCGGCAACGTGCAGTGGGACGTAGTCGACGTCGAAGCCGACTTTGCCCTGCGCGCCGCCAGCGAAGGCCTGCTCGAACCCCTGGACTTCAAGCAGATCCAGCGCGACAAGATCGACCCACGTTTCGTCTCCGACCACGGTGTCGGCTCGTTCTTCTTCTCCTTCGTGCTCGGTTACAACGAAGGCAAGCTCGGTGCCAACAAGCCGGTCGACTGGACCGCGCTGTTCGACACCAAGACCTACCCCGGCAAACGCGCCTTGTACAAATGGCCAAGCCCCGGCGTGCTGGAACTGGCTCTGCTGGCCGACGGCGTAGCCCCCGACAAGCTCTACCCGCTGGACCTGGACCGCGCCTTCAAGAAGCTCGACACCATCAAGAAAGACATCGTCTGGTGGGGCGGTGGCGCCCAGTCGCAACAGCTGCTGGCCTCCGGTGAAGCGTCGCTGGGCCAGTTCTGGAACGGCCGGGTCTATGCCCTGCAGCAAGATGGTGCGCCAGTTGGCGTGAGCTGGAAGCAAAACCTGGTCATGGCCGATTTCCTGGTCATTCCCAAAGGCGCCAAGAACAAGGACGCGGCCATGAAGTTCCTGGCCAACGCCAGCAGCGCCGAGGGCCAGGCCGAATTCGCCAACAAGACCGCCTACGCGCCGGTGAACGTCGACAGCGTTGGCAAACTCGACAAAGACCTTGCGCCAAACCTGCCGACCGCCTACGCCCAGGACCAGGTCACCCTGGACTTCGCCTACTGGGCCAAGAACGGTCCGGCCATCGCGGCGCGCTGGAATGAGTGGCTGGTCAAATGA
- the ribBA gene encoding bifunctional 3,4-dihydroxy-2-butanone-4-phosphate synthase/GTP cyclohydrolase II, with protein sequence MAFNSIEELLEDYRQGKMVLLVDDEDRENEGDLLIAAERCDAQAINFMAREARGLICLTLTDDHCQRLGLEQMVPANGSVFSTAFTVSIEAATGVTTGISAADRARTVAAAMAPNARPEDLVQPGHIFPLRAREGGVLTRAGHTEAGCDLARLAGFSPASVIVEVLNDDGTMARRPDLEVFAARHGIKIGTIADLIHYRLSTEQTIKRIGERELPTVHGTFRLVTYEDRIEGGVHMAMVMGDIRREQPTLVRVHVIDPLRDLVGAEYAGPANWTLWAALQKVAEEGAGVVVILANHESSQALLERVPQLTQPARPYQRGQSKVYSEVGTGAQILQDLGVGKLRHLGPPLKYAGLAGYELEVVQSIPFEPGMVG encoded by the coding sequence ATGGCTTTCAACAGCATCGAAGAACTTCTCGAAGACTACCGGCAAGGCAAGATGGTGCTGCTGGTGGATGACGAGGACCGGGAAAACGAAGGCGACCTGCTGATTGCCGCCGAGCGCTGTGACGCCCAGGCCATCAACTTCATGGCCCGTGAAGCCCGCGGCCTGATCTGCCTGACCCTGACCGACGATCACTGCCAACGCCTGGGCCTGGAACAGATGGTGCCAGCCAACGGCAGCGTGTTCAGCACCGCCTTCACCGTGTCGATCGAGGCCGCGACCGGCGTCACCACCGGCATCTCCGCCGCCGACCGGGCACGTACAGTGGCGGCGGCCATGGCACCCAACGCCCGCCCGGAAGACCTGGTGCAGCCTGGCCACATCTTCCCCCTGCGCGCCCGTGAAGGTGGGGTACTGACCCGTGCCGGGCATACCGAAGCCGGCTGCGACCTGGCGCGCCTGGCAGGCTTCAGCCCCGCCTCGGTGATCGTCGAGGTGCTCAACGACGACGGCACCATGGCCCGCCGCCCGGACCTTGAAGTGTTCGCCGCCCGCCACGGTATCAAGATCGGCACCATTGCCGACCTGATCCACTACCGCCTGAGCACCGAGCAGACCATCAAGCGTATCGGCGAGCGGGAGCTGCCCACCGTGCACGGCACCTTCCGCCTGGTGACCTATGAAGACCGTATCGAGGGCGGCGTGCACATGGCCATGGTGATGGGCGATATCCGCCGCGAACAGCCAACCCTGGTACGCGTGCATGTAATCGACCCGCTGCGCGATCTGGTCGGCGCCGAATACGCCGGCCCGGCCAACTGGACGCTGTGGGCAGCCTTGCAGAAGGTGGCCGAGGAAGGTGCGGGCGTGGTGGTTATTCTGGCCAACCATGAGTCGTCCCAGGCGCTGCTCGAGCGTGTGCCGCAGCTGACCCAGCCGGCGCGGCCGTACCAGCGTGGCCAGTCGAAGGTGTACTCGGAGGTGGGCACTGGCGCGCAGATTCTGCAAGACCTTGGCGTGGGCAAGCTGCGTCACCTCGGCCCGCCGCTGAAGTATGCGGGCCTTGCCGGGTACGAGCTGGAAGTGGTGCAGAGCATTCCGTTCGAGCCGGGGATGGTGGGCTGA
- a CDS encoding DUF1330 domain-containing protein, giving the protein MKAYWIAHVDITDPEQYQQYTQRAPAAFKAFGGRFLARGGRSEAMEGRPTPQRSVVIEFESYEQALACYRSALYQEACSHRQGVAKAEVIIVEGFEP; this is encoded by the coding sequence ATGAAGGCCTACTGGATCGCCCATGTGGACATCACTGACCCCGAGCAGTATCAGCAATACACCCAGCGTGCGCCGGCAGCCTTCAAGGCGTTTGGTGGGCGCTTCCTGGCCCGTGGCGGGCGTAGCGAAGCGATGGAGGGGCGGCCTACACCTCAGCGTAGCGTGGTGATCGAATTCGAATCGTATGAGCAGGCGCTGGCCTGTTATCGGTCGGCGCTGTATCAGGAGGCGTGCAGCCATCGCCAGGGGGTGGCAAAGGCGGAGGTGATCATCGTCGAAGGCTTCGAGCCTTGA
- a CDS encoding pirin family protein translates to MLTVRNAQDRGLAFHGWLKSFHTFSFGHYRNPEEQGFSDLLVINDDRVIAGKGFGEHPHRDMEIFSYVLEGALEHKDTLGTGSVIRPGDVQLMSAGHGVAHSEFNHSQTASVHFLQIWIVPNVRGATPRYQQQHFSAEEKRGSLRLIISPDGAEGSLQVRQNARVYAGLFDGEERATLTLPENRHAYVHVARGSIELNGRVLNEGDGVRVRQEQVLELSNGLDAEVLVFDLRPYELPGMP, encoded by the coding sequence ATGCTCACCGTCCGTAACGCCCAAGACCGCGGCCTGGCCTTCCATGGCTGGCTGAAATCCTTCCACACCTTCTCCTTCGGCCATTACCGCAACCCCGAAGAACAAGGTTTTTCCGACCTGCTGGTGATCAACGACGACCGTGTCATCGCCGGCAAAGGCTTCGGCGAGCACCCGCACCGCGACATGGAGATTTTCTCCTACGTGCTCGAAGGTGCACTGGAACACAAGGACACCCTCGGCACCGGTTCGGTGATTCGCCCAGGCGATGTGCAACTGATGAGCGCGGGGCACGGTGTGGCCCACAGCGAGTTCAACCACAGCCAGACAGCATCCGTGCACTTCCTGCAGATCTGGATCGTGCCCAACGTGCGGGGTGCGACACCGCGTTACCAGCAACAGCACTTCAGTGCCGAGGAAAAACGCGGCAGCTTGCGCCTGATCATCTCACCGGATGGCGCCGAAGGCTCATTGCAGGTACGCCAGAACGCGCGGGTGTATGCCGGGCTGTTCGACGGTGAGGAACGGGCGACCCTGACCTTGCCGGAAAACCGCCATGCCTATGTGCACGTGGCCCGCGGCAGTATCGAACTCAATGGCCGTGTATTGAACGAAGGCGACGGCGTGCGGGTACGGCAGGAACAGGTGCTGGAACTGAGCAACGGCCTCGACGCTGAAGTGCTGGTGTTCGACTTGCGCCCATACGAGTTGCCTGGCATGCCTTGA
- a CDS encoding alpha/beta hydrolase — MNIVHKTLTASLLALSVSSAFAAGSPGVEQHTQAFLEALEQGGGKPLEQLSPKDARAVLTGAQASVKVDLSGIEVTERTIKADGQPIKLQIVRPAKVKGELPVFMFFHGGGWVLGDFPTHQRLIRDLVVGSGAVAVYVDYTPSPEAHYPTAINQAYAATRWVAEHGKDIGVDGKRLAVAGNSVGGNMAAVVALKAKEAGTPALRFQLLLWPVTDASFETASYKQFAEGHFLTTGMMKWFWDNYTTDAKAREQIYASPLRASSEQLKGLPPALVQTAEFDVLRDEGEAYARNLNAAGVTVTSVRYNGMIHDYGLLNPLNQVPAVKAAMRQAAGELKVHLQ; from the coding sequence ATGAACATTGTCCACAAAACCCTCACCGCCAGCCTCCTCGCCCTGTCCGTTTCCAGCGCTTTCGCGGCAGGCAGCCCAGGTGTCGAACAGCACACCCAGGCCTTCCTCGAAGCCCTGGAACAAGGTGGCGGCAAGCCATTGGAACAGCTCAGCCCGAAAGACGCCCGCGCCGTACTGACCGGTGCCCAGGCTTCGGTGAAAGTCGACCTTTCCGGCATCGAAGTCACTGAACGCACCATCAAAGCCGACGGCCAGCCAATCAAGCTGCAGATCGTGCGCCCGGCCAAGGTCAAGGGTGAATTGCCGGTGTTCATGTTCTTCCACGGCGGCGGCTGGGTGCTGGGCGACTTCCCGACCCACCAGCGACTGATTCGTGACCTGGTGGTGGGCTCCGGCGCAGTGGCGGTCTATGTCGACTACACCCCGTCACCAGAGGCGCACTACCCCACCGCGATCAACCAGGCCTACGCCGCGACCCGCTGGGTGGCCGAGCATGGCAAGGACATCGGCGTGGACGGCAAGCGCCTGGCCGTGGCCGGCAACAGCGTCGGCGGCAACATGGCGGCTGTAGTGGCACTCAAAGCCAAGGAAGCAGGCACACCTGCGTTGCGCTTCCAGCTGCTGCTGTGGCCGGTGACCGACGCCAGCTTCGAGACCGCCTCGTACAAGCAGTTTGCCGAGGGGCACTTCCTGACTACCGGGATGATGAAGTGGTTCTGGGACAACTACACCACCGACGCCAAGGCACGTGAACAGATCTACGCCTCGCCGCTGCGGGCCAGCAGCGAGCAGTTGAAAGGCTTGCCGCCAGCGCTGGTGCAGACGGCCGAGTTCGATGTGCTGCGTGACGAGGGTGAAGCGTATGCGCGCAATCTGAATGCGGCGGGCGTGACGGTGACTTCGGTGCGGTACAACGGGATGATTCATGACTATGGGCTGCTTAACCCACTGAATCAGGTGCCGGCGGTCAAGGCGGCGATGAGGCAGGCGGCTGGCGAACTTAAAGTGCATTTACAGTGA
- a CDS encoding LysR family transcriptional regulator produces MNPYEDMRIFAQVMEAGSFTAAADRLGMSKQSVSRRLMQLEERLGVRLLNRSTRRLDATPLGQHYYQSALRLLGEVQQVEHDISGQAQALRGTLRLSAPLSFAMAHLGCLLTEFLQLHPQVDVEVDLSDRAVDLIGEGYDLALRIGALEDSSLVARRIASVERVYCASPAYLEARGLPAAPEALGEHDCLPYGHTRQVQWQFKGQGKAQTIAVSGRMRANNGELLRDAAIAGMGITYLPTFIVGQALADGRLVTLLEPWTPPPLQLSAVYPQHRQVARPVQGFVAFLRERLAQL; encoded by the coding sequence ATGAACCCTTACGAAGACATGCGGATCTTTGCCCAGGTCATGGAAGCCGGCAGTTTCACCGCCGCCGCCGACCGTCTGGGCATGTCCAAGCAATCGGTCAGCCGGCGCCTGATGCAGCTGGAAGAACGCCTTGGCGTGCGTTTGCTCAACCGTTCGACCCGACGCCTGGATGCCACGCCACTGGGCCAGCACTACTACCAGTCGGCGTTGCGCCTGCTCGGTGAAGTGCAGCAGGTGGAGCACGACATCAGCGGACAGGCCCAGGCCTTGCGCGGCACCCTGCGCCTGAGCGCGCCACTGTCTTTCGCCATGGCGCACCTGGGATGTCTGCTGACCGAGTTTCTTCAGTTGCATCCGCAGGTGGATGTAGAAGTCGACCTGAGCGACCGCGCCGTTGACCTGATCGGCGAGGGCTATGACCTGGCGCTGCGGATCGGCGCGCTGGAGGATTCAAGCCTGGTAGCGCGGCGCATCGCCAGTGTCGAGCGGGTGTACTGCGCCAGCCCGGCCTATCTTGAGGCCCGTGGCCTACCTGCCGCACCGGAGGCACTTGGCGAGCACGATTGCCTGCCATATGGTCATACGCGGCAGGTGCAATGGCAGTTCAAGGGGCAAGGCAAGGCTCAGACCATCGCTGTCAGCGGGCGCATGCGGGCCAACAATGGTGAGCTGCTCAGGGACGCGGCGATTGCTGGTATGGGCATCACCTACCTGCCGACCTTCATCGTCGGGCAGGCACTGGCCGACGGGCGCCTGGTGACGCTGCTGGAACCCTGGACCCCGCCGCCCCTGCAACTGTCGGCGGTGTACCCGCAGCACCGGCAGGTGGCCAGGCCCGTGCAGGGTTTCGTGGCGTTTCTGCGCGAGCGCCTGGCGCAGTTGTAG
- a CDS encoding LysR family transcriptional regulator, translating into MSDRLLNDRLDWNLLRTFRVIGQELSISRAAARLHLTQPAVSQALKRLEEQLGRQLIARRGPRFVLTEMGEQLFQLSGEVYGQMSQISGLLEQPADELVGKVRLLMISRIVSEHFDDFLAAFHRQHPRVEVEIDVMRSSDIVAALQEKTATAGLSLNRRPQPRLEQRLFLRQRYAFFCGKHHRLFGQAEGDLQRENFVSFTSDQIGGMLSPLTIFRDQQGFSGRIVASSPSLEEVRRLVIAGFGIGCLPEHVVAPDVAAGLLWKLPPHEGIADVDIHLLWNREQRLSRAEGVFIEALQHGLE; encoded by the coding sequence ATGTCCGACCGCCTGCTCAACGACCGCCTCGACTGGAACCTGCTGCGTACGTTTCGGGTCATCGGCCAGGAGCTGTCCATCAGCCGCGCCGCCGCCCGCCTGCACCTGACCCAACCGGCGGTGAGCCAAGCGCTCAAGCGCCTGGAAGAACAACTCGGGCGCCAACTCATCGCCCGTCGCGGGCCACGCTTCGTGCTTACCGAAATGGGCGAACAGCTGTTCCAGCTGTCCGGTGAGGTGTATGGGCAGATGTCGCAGATCAGCGGCCTGCTGGAGCAACCGGCGGACGAACTGGTAGGCAAGGTGCGGCTACTGATGATCAGCCGCATCGTCAGCGAACACTTCGATGATTTCCTTGCCGCGTTCCACCGCCAGCACCCCAGGGTGGAGGTGGAGATCGACGTGATGCGCAGCTCCGACATCGTCGCCGCCCTGCAGGAAAAGACCGCCACAGCAGGCCTGAGCCTGAACCGCCGGCCACAGCCGCGCCTGGAACAACGGCTGTTCCTGCGCCAGCGCTACGCGTTTTTCTGTGGCAAGCACCACCGCCTGTTCGGCCAGGCCGAGGGCGACCTGCAGCGGGAAAACTTCGTCAGTTTCACCAGCGACCAGATCGGCGGCATGCTCTCGCCGCTGACCATTTTTCGCGACCAACAGGGGTTTTCCGGGCGTATCGTGGCGTCATCGCCCAGCCTGGAAGAAGTTCGCCGACTGGTGATTGCCGGGTTCGGCATCGGCTGCCTGCCCGAGCATGTGGTGGCGCCGGATGTCGCCGCGGGGCTGCTGTGGAAGCTACCGCCCCATGAGGGCATCGCCGATGTGGACATTCACCTGCTGTGGAACCGCGAACAACGCCTGAGCCGGGCTGAAGGCGTGTTCATCGAAGCGCTGCAGCACGGCCTGGAGTAG
- a CDS encoding MFS transporter, with product MKPTASPQPRRAAAAAFIGTMIEWYDFYIYATAAALVFGALFFPSDDSLFSTMAAFGTFAVGFFARPLGGIVFGHVGDRIGRKKSLVITLLMMGVVTVGIGLLPTYAQIGATAPVLLILLRIVQGIAVGGEWGGAVLMAGEHAPKGRRNFFASFAQLGSPAGLILSLLAFGAVTRLPEEELMSWGWRVPFLASALLLLVGLAIRLGVNESPEFIASREQALKAQRKEQAPVLEVLRTAWRPLLLCIGANTLGIAGVYFTNTFMISYTTQQLHLERSLILECLFFVAVIQFCVQPLAAWLSEKIGATRFLALVALLAMASPYPMFVLVSSGEGPLIVLGIALAAACMASFYAVIAGYVSGMFETRVRYTAISLAYQVCGAIAGGLTPLIGTWLAHTFTGQWWPMAVFYTLIATISLTCVLALARQYTRSQRLELA from the coding sequence ATGAAGCCTACCGCTTCACCCCAGCCGCGCCGGGCAGCCGCCGCCGCATTTATCGGCACCATGATCGAGTGGTACGACTTCTACATCTATGCCACCGCCGCTGCCCTGGTGTTCGGTGCATTGTTCTTCCCCTCCGACGACAGCCTGTTCAGCACCATGGCCGCATTCGGCACCTTTGCCGTGGGCTTTTTCGCCCGGCCGCTGGGCGGCATCGTCTTTGGCCATGTGGGTGACCGAATCGGCCGCAAGAAATCCCTGGTCATCACCTTATTGATGATGGGTGTAGTCACCGTTGGCATCGGCCTGCTGCCGACCTACGCCCAGATCGGCGCCACTGCGCCGGTGCTGCTGATTCTGCTGCGCATTGTCCAAGGCATTGCCGTGGGCGGCGAGTGGGGTGGTGCGGTGCTGATGGCGGGCGAGCATGCGCCCAAGGGCCGTCGCAATTTCTTCGCCTCGTTCGCCCAGTTGGGCAGCCCGGCGGGTTTGATCCTTTCGTTGCTGGCCTTTGGCGCGGTTACCCGCTTGCCCGAAGAGGAACTGATGAGCTGGGGCTGGCGCGTACCGTTCCTGGCCAGTGCGCTGTTGCTGCTGGTGGGCCTGGCCATTCGCCTGGGAGTCAATGAATCGCCCGAGTTCATTGCCAGCCGTGAGCAGGCACTGAAGGCTCAGCGCAAAGAGCAGGCACCGGTACTGGAAGTGCTGCGCACTGCCTGGCGCCCACTGCTGCTGTGCATCGGCGCCAATACCCTGGGTATTGCCGGGGTCTATTTCACCAACACCTTCATGATCAGCTACACCACCCAGCAGTTGCACCTTGAGCGTTCGCTGATTCTCGAGTGCCTGTTCTTCGTGGCGGTCATCCAGTTCTGCGTGCAGCCGCTGGCCGCCTGGTTGTCGGAAAAAATCGGCGCCACGCGCTTCCTGGCGCTGGTCGCACTGCTGGCAATGGCTTCGCCTTACCCGATGTTCGTGCTGGTCAGCTCGGGTGAAGGCCCACTGATCGTGCTCGGTATCGCCCTGGCGGCGGCCTGCATGGCGTCGTTTTATGCCGTCATCGCCGGCTACGTCAGCGGCATGTTCGAAACTCGCGTGCGCTACACCGCCATCTCCTTGGCCTACCAGGTGTGCGGTGCCATTGCTGGCGGGCTTACCCCGCTGATCGGCACCTGGTTGGCCCACACCTTCACCGGCCAATGGTGGCCGATGGCGGTGTTCTACACCCTGATCGCCACCATCTCGCTCACCTGCGTGCTGGCCCTGGCGCGCCAGTACACCCGCAGCCAGCGCCTGGAACTGGCCTGA
- a CDS encoding Zn-dependent hydrolase codes for MLKSNGERLWASLMDMAEVGATARGGSCRLALSDEDKAGRELFSHWCREAGLSLSVDAIGNLFARRPGTDPDAAPVMMGSHLDTQPEGGRFDGVYGVLAGLEVVRRLNDLGIQTRKPLEIAVWTNEEGARFTPAMFGSAVFTGTLALEQALAIRDADGISVADELQRTGYAGQRPLGGKVDAYFEAHIEQGPILEDNTKSIGVVSGGQAIRWLDVTVEGMAAHAGTTPMPLRKDALYGAAQMIQTVEQLAADFAPEGLTTVGELSIAKSSRNTIPGVLRFTVDLRHHRDEAIEAMERELAANLQAIAAQRGLQVRIERHWVSPATPFDADCVAAVQQSVDGLGYSQQTIVSGAGHDAILLARYCPTAMVFIPCVGGLSHNEAEDVLPEDASQGADVLLNAVLARAGRVEQGEA; via the coding sequence ATGTTGAAAAGCAACGGAGAACGCCTGTGGGCGAGCTTGATGGACATGGCCGAAGTCGGCGCCACCGCCCGTGGGGGCAGCTGCCGCCTGGCTTTGAGCGATGAAGACAAGGCTGGCCGCGAACTGTTCAGCCACTGGTGCCGCGAGGCCGGCCTGAGCCTGTCGGTGGATGCCATCGGCAACCTGTTCGCCCGCCGCCCCGGCACCGACCCGGATGCCGCCCCGGTGATGATGGGCAGCCACCTCGACACCCAGCCCGAAGGCGGTCGCTTTGATGGCGTCTACGGTGTGCTGGCTGGCCTGGAGGTGGTCCGTCGCCTCAACGACCTCGGCATCCAGACCCGCAAGCCGCTGGAAATTGCCGTGTGGACCAACGAGGAGGGTGCCCGTTTCACCCCGGCCATGTTCGGTTCGGCGGTATTCACCGGCACCCTGGCGCTCGAGCAGGCCCTGGCCATTCGCGATGCCGACGGCATCAGCGTGGCCGATGAGCTGCAGCGTACCGGTTACGCCGGCCAGCGTCCGCTGGGCGGCAAGGTCGACGCCTATTTCGAGGCGCACATCGAGCAAGGCCCGATTCTGGAAGACAACACTAAGAGCATTGGTGTGGTCAGCGGCGGCCAGGCCATTCGCTGGCTGGACGTGACGGTCGAAGGCATGGCCGCCCACGCCGGCACCACGCCGATGCCGCTGCGCAAGGATGCCCTGTATGGCGCCGCGCAGATGATTCAAACGGTCGAGCAACTGGCAGCCGATTTTGCCCCTGAAGGCCTGACCACCGTGGGCGAGCTGTCCATCGCCAAGTCGTCGCGCAACACCATCCCCGGCGTGCTGCGCTTTACCGTCGACCTGCGCCACCACCGCGACGAAGCCATCGAAGCCATGGAGCGCGAGCTGGCCGCGAATCTGCAAGCAATTGCCGCGCAGCGAGGCCTGCAGGTGCGCATCGAGCGGCACTGGGTCAGCCCGGCAACCCCGTTCGACGCGGACTGCGTGGCAGCCGTGCAACAGTCGGTCGATGGCCTGGGCTACTCCCAGCAAACCATCGTCAGCGGCGCTGGCCACGACGCCATTCTGCTGGCCCGCTACTGCCCGACGGCCATGGTGTTCATCCCCTGCGTGGGCGGCCTGAGCCACAACGAAGCCGAAGACGTGCTGCCCGAAGACGCAAGCCAGGGTGCCGATGTACTGCTCAACGCCGTGCTGGCCCGCGCTGGCCGTGTCGAACAAGGAGAAGCTTGA
- a CDS encoding histone deacetylase family protein, with the protein MRCYFHPEQLLHHPRSYYSRGAMRTPQEVPERAQRLLQAAKDLGFDIRQPEDAGLAPLKAVHGEAYLAFLEEAHARWKEVPEDWGDEVMSNIFVREPNALRGILAQAGRYLADGSCPVGEHTWRSAYWSAQSAVAGAKAILDGEPAAYALCRPPGHHARFDAAGGFCYVNNAAVAAQALRSRYSRVAILDTDMHHGQGIQEIFYERNDVLYVSTHGDPTNFYPGVAGFEDERGSGAGEGYNLNLPMAHGASEADFMGQLEIALDAVKDFGAEVLVLSLGFDIYELDPQSKVAVTTEGFAELGERIRALGVPCLIVQEGGYHLESLEANAQAFFAEPVAWV; encoded by the coding sequence ATGCGTTGCTACTTCCACCCCGAACAACTGCTGCACCACCCACGTAGCTACTACTCTCGCGGCGCCATGCGTACCCCGCAGGAAGTCCCCGAACGTGCCCAGCGCCTGCTGCAGGCAGCCAAGGACCTGGGCTTCGATATTCGTCAGCCTGAAGATGCGGGCCTGGCGCCACTCAAGGCCGTGCACGGCGAGGCTTACCTGGCCTTCCTCGAAGAGGCCCATGCACGCTGGAAGGAAGTGCCCGAGGACTGGGGCGACGAAGTGATGTCCAACATCTTCGTCCGCGAGCCCAATGCCCTGCGCGGCATCCTTGCCCAGGCCGGGCGCTACCTGGCCGATGGCAGCTGCCCGGTGGGCGAGCACACCTGGCGTTCGGCCTACTGGTCGGCGCAAAGCGCGGTGGCCGGTGCCAAGGCCATTCTCGATGGCGAGCCCGCAGCCTACGCCCTGTGCCGCCCGCCGGGCCACCATGCCCGTTTCGATGCGGCCGGTGGCTTCTGCTACGTCAACAACGCCGCAGTCGCCGCCCAGGCCCTGCGCAGCCGCTACAGCCGGGTGGCGATCCTGGACACCGACATGCACCACGGGCAGGGGATTCAGGAGATCTTCTACGAACGCAATGACGTGCTGTACGTCTCGACCCATGGCGACCCGACCAACTTCTACCCAGGCGTGGCCGGGTTTGAGGACGAGCGCGGCAGTGGTGCGGGGGAGGGGTACAACCTCAATCTGCCGATGGCCCATGGGGCCAGTGAGGCGGATTTCATGGGGCAGCTGGAGATTGCCCTGGACGCGGTGAAGGACTTTGGGGCTGAGGTGCTGGTGTTGTCGCTGGGGTTCGATATCTACGAGCTGGACCCGCAGAGCAAGGTGGCGGTGACGACGGAAGGGTTTGCCGAATTGGGCGAGCGGATTCGGGCGTTGGGGGTGCCTTGTTTGATTGTTCAGGAAGGGGGGTATCACCTGGAGAGTCTGGAGGCGAATGCGCAGGCGTTCTTTGCTGAGCCGGTCGCTTGGGTATGA